Proteins encoded in a region of the Prunus persica cultivar Lovell chromosome G4, Prunus_persica_NCBIv2, whole genome shotgun sequence genome:
- the LOC18779102 gene encoding peroxisomal (S)-2-hydroxy-acid oxidase GLO1 isoform X2, translating to MRPLQSRNCQRWSLTTMHQEQRTSGLWLKTEMLSQKFCKFRPRILIDVSHIDMTTTVLGFKISMPIMIAPTAMQKMAHPEGEYATARAASAAGTIMTLSSWATSSVEEVASTGPGVRFFQLYVYKDRHVVAQLVRRAERAGFKAIALTVDTPRLGRREADIKNRFTLPPFLTLKNFEGLDLGKMDEAADSGLASYVAGQIDRSLSWKDVQWLQTITKLPILVKGVLTAEDARLAVQAGAAGIIVSNHGARQLDYVPSTIMALEEVVKAAQGRIPVFLDGGVRRGTDVFKALALGASGIFIGRPVVFSLAAEGEAGIRKVLQMLREEFELTMALSGCRSLKEITRDHIVTEWDTPRPRHLPRL from the exons ATGAGGCCATTGCAAAGCAGAAATTGCCAAAGATGGTCTTTGACTACTATGCATCAGGAGCAGAGGACCAGTGGACTCTGGCTGAAAACAGAAATGCTTTCTCAAAAATTCTGTAA GTTTCGACCCCGTATTCTTATTGATGTAAGCCACATAGACATGACCACTACTGTTTTGGGCTTCAAAATCTCAATGCCAATCATGATTGCCCCAACAGCTATGCAGAAAATGGCTCATCCTGAAG GTGAATATGCTACCGCTAGAGCAGCATCAGCAGCGGGAACAATTATG ACTTTGTCTTCATGGGCTACTTCAAGTGTTGAAGAGGTTGCTTCAACTGGACCTGGAGTCCGTTTTTTCCAGCTCTAT GTCTACAAGGACAGGCATGTTGTTGCTCAGCTAGTGAGAAGAGCTGAAAGGGCTGGGTTCAAGGCTATTGCTCTTACAGTTGATACTCCAAGGCTGGGTCGCAGAGAAGCTGACATCAAGAACAG ATTTACTTTACCTCCATTTCTGACATTGAAGAACTTTGAAGGTTTGGATCTTGGAAAGATGGACGAA GCTGCTGACTCAGGACTTGCTTCATATGTTGCTGGTCAAATCGATCGTTCTCTTAGCTGGAAG GATGTGCAGTGGCTTCAGACAATCACTAAACTGCCTATTCTAGTGAAGGGTGTTCTCACTGCTGAAGATG CAAGGCTTGCGGTACAAGCAGGAGCAGCTGGGATTATTGTATCCAATCATGGAGCTCGCCAACTTGATTATGTCCCTTCGACTATTATGGCCCTAGAAGAG GTTGTCAAAGCTGCACAAGGGCGTATTCCTGTTTTCTTGGATGGTGGTGTTCGTCGTGGAACAGATGTCTTTAAAGCATTAGCACTGGGTGCATCTGGCATATTT ATTGGGCGCCCTGTGGTGTTCTCTTTGGCTGCTGAAGGAGAGGCTGGCATCAGAAAAGTACTCCAAATGCTGCGTGAAGAGTTTGAGCTAACCATGGCATTAAGTGGATGCCGTTCACTCAAAGAAATCACCCGTGACCACATTGTGACTGAGTGGGACACTCCTCGCCCTCGCCATTTGCCCAGGTTATAG
- the LOC18778263 gene encoding protein TRIGALACTOSYLDIACYLGLYCEROL 1, chloroplastic isoform X2 — MQTASYLHPFSYYSDRSLLKPDGCVKLQIPYSSQLGRKVPLTGRPQTCQFLMPKQQTILFAVPNTDDGHPSVSVLEDSNTNHAPNSEPETVLRKWSPPRYMWRGFSALILAGQVIVRTLRGKVHWRNTLQQLKRVGPNSVGVCLLTSAFVGMAFTIQFVREFTRLGLSRAVGGVLALAFSRELSPVITSIVVAGRIGSAFAAELGTMQVSEQTDTLRVLGADPVDYLVTPRVIATCIALPFLTLMCFTVGMASSALLADGIYGVSINIILESARRALTSWDIISAMIKSQAFGAIISIVSCAWGVTTMGGAKGVGESTTSAVVISLVGIFIADFVLSYCFFQGVGDSLKNL, encoded by the exons ATGCAAACCGCTTCGTATCTTCATCCGTTCTCTTATTACTCTGacag AAGCCTTTTAAAACCAGATGGGTGCGTTAAATTACAAATCCCATATTCAAGTCAGCTTGGTAGGAAAGTTCCGCTCACTGGAAGACCTCAGACATGTCAGTTTCTCATGCCTAAGCAACAAACCATATTGTTTGCAGTTCCCAACACAGATGATGGCCACCCTTCTGTCTCTGTGTTAGAagattcaaatacaaatcatGCACCCAATTCTGAGCCAGAGACGGTGTTGCGCAAATGGTCACCTCCCAGGTATATGTGGAGGGGATTCTCAGCTCTTATCCTTGCTGGGCAGGTAATTGTTAGAACTTTAAGGGGCAAAGTGCACTGGAGAAATACTCTCCAACAATTAAAGAGAGTTGGGCCAAATTCAGTCGGGGTCTGTCTCTTAACTTCAGCATTTGTTGGCATGGCCTTTACCATCCAATTTGTTAGAGAATTTACTAGATTAGGGTTAAGCAGAGCTGTTGGTGGGGTTTTAGCCCTGGCTTTCTCAAGGGAGTTGAGTCCTGTAATTACATCAATTGTGGTTGCTGGGCGTATTGGAAGTGCATTTGCAGCAGAGCTGGGAACAATGCAGGTTTCTGAACAAACTGACACACTGAGAGTTCTTGGGGCAGATCCTGTTGATTATCTTGTGACTCCAAGGGTGATTGCTACCTGCATTGCTCTGCCGTTTCTGACTCTAATGTGTTTTACAGTAGGGATGGCATCCAGCGCCCTCCTTGCTGATGGAATTTATGGTGTTAGCATTAACATTATTTTGGAGTCAGCTCGGAGAGCTCTTACCTCTTGGGATATAATTAGTGCAATGATCAAGTCACAGGCTTTTGGTGCAATTATATCTATAGTGAGTTGTGCTTGGGGAGTTACCACTATGGGAGGAGCCAAGGGTGTTGGGGAATCAACAACTTCGGCTGTGGTTATCTCTCTTGTTGGGATCTTTATAGCTGATTTTGTACTCTCTTATTGTTTCTTCCAGGGAGTTGGAGATTCATTGAAGAATCTATAA
- the LOC18778363 gene encoding putative caffeoyl-CoA O-methyltransferase At1g67980: MGSSSLGLHHWSVLASQRAILPQNSAKPLQKFHSLPTTVTVACIATSRASSVRCHLGCFGFTAFNRKLRKSVRGCATNPFVVANDEKYGNKQVISITPQVYDYILANVREPEVLRQLREETASMHGSQMQVSPDQAQLLAMLVQIHGAEKCIEVGVYTGYSSLATALVLPESGSLVACERDGRSLEVAKKYYDKANVSHKVHVKYGFAADALRSLILSGEACSYDFAFVDADKRMYQEYFELLLQLVKVGGLIVFDNVLWHGKVADPEVNDAKTVSIRNFNTSIMQDKRVSISMVPIGDGMTICRKRQPHNKS; the protein is encoded by the exons ATGGGGAGCAGCAGCTTGGGGCTTCATCATTGGTCTGTGTTAGCCTCTCAGCGGGCAATTCTGCCACAAAATTCCGCGAAGCCATTACAAAAGTTCCATTCTTTGCCCACAACTGTCACTGTTGCTTGCATTGCCACCTCCAGAGCTTCCTCTGTGAGGTGCCATTTAGGTTGCTTTGGCTTCACAGCATTCAACAGAAAGTTGAGGAAGAGTGTACGAGGCTGTGCTACCAACCCATTTGTTGTTGCCAATGATGAGAAGTATGGAAACAAGCAGGTTATTAGTATTACTCCACAAGTTTACGATTACATTCTTGCCAATGTTCGAGAGCCAGAG GTTCTACGACAACTTAGGGAGGAGACTGCCTCTATGCACGGTAGTCAGATGCAG GTGTCTCCTGACCAGGCTCAACTGCTTGCAATGCTTGTGCAGATTCATGGGGCTGAGAAGTGTATTGAAGTTGGTGTTTATACT GGATATTCATCGTTGGCTACTGCATTGGTCCTTCCTGAATCAGGGAGTTTAGTAGCCTGTGAAAGAGATGGCAGAAGTCTTGAGGTCGCAAAAAAGTATTATGATAAAGCGAATGTTTCCCACAAG GTGCATGTTAAATATGGATTTGCAGCAGATGCATTAAGATCACTGATTCTGAGCGGTGAAGCATGTAG CTATGATTTTGCATTTGTTGATGCTGACAAGAGAATGTATCAGGAATACTTTGAACTGTTGCTACAACTT GTCAAGGTTGGGGGTCTAATTGTGTTCGATAATGTTCTCTGGCATGGAAAAGTTGCTGACCCAGAG GTGAATGATGCCAAGACTGTCAGCATTAGAAATTTCAATACAAGTATAATGCAGGACAAGCGTGTAAGCATTAGCATG GTACCCATTGGAGATGGCATGACAATCTGCCGAAAAAGGCAACCTCATAACAAAAGTTGA
- the LOC18779102 gene encoding peroxisomal (S)-2-hydroxy-acid oxidase GLO1 isoform X1, translated as MEITNVSEYEAIAKQKLPKMVFDYYASGAEDQWTLAENRNAFSKILFRPRILIDVSHIDMTTTVLGFKISMPIMIAPTAMQKMAHPEGEYATARAASAAGTIMTLSSWATSSVEEVASTGPGVRFFQLYVYKDRHVVAQLVRRAERAGFKAIALTVDTPRLGRREADIKNRFTLPPFLTLKNFEGLDLGKMDEAADSGLASYVAGQIDRSLSWKDVQWLQTITKLPILVKGVLTAEDARLAVQAGAAGIIVSNHGARQLDYVPSTIMALEEVVKAAQGRIPVFLDGGVRRGTDVFKALALGASGIFIGRPVVFSLAAEGEAGIRKVLQMLREEFELTMALSGCRSLKEITRDHIVTEWDTPRPRHLPRL; from the exons ATGGAGATAACCAACGTCAGTGAGTATGAGGCCATTGCAAAGCAGAAATTGCCAAAGATGGTCTTTGACTACTATGCATCAGGAGCAGAGGACCAGTGGACTCTGGCTGAAAACAGAAATGCTTTCTCAAAAATTCT GTTTCGACCCCGTATTCTTATTGATGTAAGCCACATAGACATGACCACTACTGTTTTGGGCTTCAAAATCTCAATGCCAATCATGATTGCCCCAACAGCTATGCAGAAAATGGCTCATCCTGAAG GTGAATATGCTACCGCTAGAGCAGCATCAGCAGCGGGAACAATTATG ACTTTGTCTTCATGGGCTACTTCAAGTGTTGAAGAGGTTGCTTCAACTGGACCTGGAGTCCGTTTTTTCCAGCTCTAT GTCTACAAGGACAGGCATGTTGTTGCTCAGCTAGTGAGAAGAGCTGAAAGGGCTGGGTTCAAGGCTATTGCTCTTACAGTTGATACTCCAAGGCTGGGTCGCAGAGAAGCTGACATCAAGAACAG ATTTACTTTACCTCCATTTCTGACATTGAAGAACTTTGAAGGTTTGGATCTTGGAAAGATGGACGAA GCTGCTGACTCAGGACTTGCTTCATATGTTGCTGGTCAAATCGATCGTTCTCTTAGCTGGAAG GATGTGCAGTGGCTTCAGACAATCACTAAACTGCCTATTCTAGTGAAGGGTGTTCTCACTGCTGAAGATG CAAGGCTTGCGGTACAAGCAGGAGCAGCTGGGATTATTGTATCCAATCATGGAGCTCGCCAACTTGATTATGTCCCTTCGACTATTATGGCCCTAGAAGAG GTTGTCAAAGCTGCACAAGGGCGTATTCCTGTTTTCTTGGATGGTGGTGTTCGTCGTGGAACAGATGTCTTTAAAGCATTAGCACTGGGTGCATCTGGCATATTT ATTGGGCGCCCTGTGGTGTTCTCTTTGGCTGCTGAAGGAGAGGCTGGCATCAGAAAAGTACTCCAAATGCTGCGTGAAGAGTTTGAGCTAACCATGGCATTAAGTGGATGCCGTTCACTCAAAGAAATCACCCGTGACCACATTGTGACTGAGTGGGACACTCCTCGCCCTCGCCATTTGCCCAGGTTATAG
- the LOC18778263 gene encoding protein TRIGALACTOSYLDIACYLGLYCEROL 1, chloroplastic isoform X1: protein MQTASYLHPFSYYSDRRSLLKPDGCVKLQIPYSSQLGRKVPLTGRPQTCQFLMPKQQTILFAVPNTDDGHPSVSVLEDSNTNHAPNSEPETVLRKWSPPRYMWRGFSALILAGQVIVRTLRGKVHWRNTLQQLKRVGPNSVGVCLLTSAFVGMAFTIQFVREFTRLGLSRAVGGVLALAFSRELSPVITSIVVAGRIGSAFAAELGTMQVSEQTDTLRVLGADPVDYLVTPRVIATCIALPFLTLMCFTVGMASSALLADGIYGVSINIILESARRALTSWDIISAMIKSQAFGAIISIVSCAWGVTTMGGAKGVGESTTSAVVISLVGIFIADFVLSYCFFQGVGDSLKNL, encoded by the exons ATGCAAACCGCTTCGTATCTTCATCCGTTCTCTTATTACTCTGacag aAGAAGCCTTTTAAAACCAGATGGGTGCGTTAAATTACAAATCCCATATTCAAGTCAGCTTGGTAGGAAAGTTCCGCTCACTGGAAGACCTCAGACATGTCAGTTTCTCATGCCTAAGCAACAAACCATATTGTTTGCAGTTCCCAACACAGATGATGGCCACCCTTCTGTCTCTGTGTTAGAagattcaaatacaaatcatGCACCCAATTCTGAGCCAGAGACGGTGTTGCGCAAATGGTCACCTCCCAGGTATATGTGGAGGGGATTCTCAGCTCTTATCCTTGCTGGGCAGGTAATTGTTAGAACTTTAAGGGGCAAAGTGCACTGGAGAAATACTCTCCAACAATTAAAGAGAGTTGGGCCAAATTCAGTCGGGGTCTGTCTCTTAACTTCAGCATTTGTTGGCATGGCCTTTACCATCCAATTTGTTAGAGAATTTACTAGATTAGGGTTAAGCAGAGCTGTTGGTGGGGTTTTAGCCCTGGCTTTCTCAAGGGAGTTGAGTCCTGTAATTACATCAATTGTGGTTGCTGGGCGTATTGGAAGTGCATTTGCAGCAGAGCTGGGAACAATGCAGGTTTCTGAACAAACTGACACACTGAGAGTTCTTGGGGCAGATCCTGTTGATTATCTTGTGACTCCAAGGGTGATTGCTACCTGCATTGCTCTGCCGTTTCTGACTCTAATGTGTTTTACAGTAGGGATGGCATCCAGCGCCCTCCTTGCTGATGGAATTTATGGTGTTAGCATTAACATTATTTTGGAGTCAGCTCGGAGAGCTCTTACCTCTTGGGATATAATTAGTGCAATGATCAAGTCACAGGCTTTTGGTGCAATTATATCTATAGTGAGTTGTGCTTGGGGAGTTACCACTATGGGAGGAGCCAAGGGTGTTGGGGAATCAACAACTTCGGCTGTGGTTATCTCTCTTGTTGGGATCTTTATAGCTGATTTTGTACTCTCTTATTGTTTCTTCCAGGGAGTTGGAGATTCATTGAAGAATCTATAA